The Fundidesulfovibrio putealis DSM 16056 sequence CCAGCCGCCCAGGACGGTTCCCATTAGAAGGGCCAAGCCCAGGAGCAGGGCTTGCAGCCACTTCCTGCCGAAGGTCCTGCTCAAGGTCTGGCAGCGTGAGTCTATGTTCGCCTCCAATCGTCCAAGCGCGTCCTGGATAGCGGCCTCGGTTGTACTGAGCGCGGCGGTCGATGATCGCCGCAAGCTCTCGCTCAAGGCGTCGAACTGTCGCTGGGTCAGGGCTTCGAGTTGCTGCCGGTCCTGTTCGGCCTTGAACCTCATGCGCTCCGCCAGGGATGCCAGCGAGTTGCCAGTGTTCGGCATAGATACCTCCCTTGAGGCGGAGCTTCTCGCCGCTCACGGGGTCTTTGACGGTGATGTAATCCTTGCCAGCCCTGTTGATTTCCAGGTCCGCCTCTTTCAAGACCGTGAGGACGTCAGCGCGATTCACGACTTGGCCCTCCTCGATCTTCATGACCAGGTAGGCGTGGATGGCGTCCTTGGCTTCCACGCGTTCGTCCTTGCCGGGTGTTTTGCCCCAGCGGATCAGGCGAGCCGTGCGCAAGTCCGCGTGTTCTGGCGTGTGCAGGCGGGCGCGGGCCGGATCTTCCGGTCTGGCCCAGCCTTCCCGATTATTGTGCAGGTCGCGGAACACATCGAAATGCTTTTGCCAGCCAGGCGGGCAGGGGTTGAACGCCTTGCCGCTAGACAGCTCCACGCGCGGGATGACGAAGTGCAGCTCATGGTGTCGCGCATGACGATGCCGTACCCAGAGCACGTTCCGTTGGTCCGGCTCCAGTCCGGCAAAGGCCACGGCCTCGAAGTCGTCCATGACGCGCTTTTCCTGCTCGGGCGTCACGCTTTCGTCCGGGTGCCAGGACAACACCCCCGCCGTGAACTTCCACTTGGTGTCCAGGGAATCGATCAGCTCCCGCGTCAGATCCGGATCACCGCGCAGCACCTCGGGCGGATGCTTGTCCCGGTCCGGGTAGTCCGGGCGCACAAGATAGTGCGTCGGGCCATCGCCCCCACCCTGGCCGTGCGGGAAGACTTTCATGTACATGGCGTCTCCGAAGAGGGTTTTACTCCAAAGGGAGAGAAGAGGCTTGCCGACCATTGCCTCCCGCGCCTGAGGAGCACTTAAGCGCCCTTTCGATGCTGAGGAGGGCGGCCAGCACCCGGAGTGCCTCTGCCCGGCTTTTGTACGTATTGACCCACCGGGCCAGCTGATTCAGGTTGGCTCCGATCCGGGCAAGCTGGCGAATGTGCTCTTTCTCCAGCGGCGTCTGGCGAAGGCGGTAGTCCAAGGCTCGCTGGCGCATGAAGTCCGTCACGGTCTGTCCTTGGGCTTTCGCCTTGGCCGTGATTGCATCCTTCTCGGTGGGTGCGACGCGCAGCTTGATCCAGGCCGTGCGGCTCTCTGATTTCTCTTTCATGGCGTCAACTGCATTCCGGCATTTCGCCTCTGGCAGGGTTCGAAGGGCGGCACGCCCTCGCCAGCCCCGGCAGGGGGCACCGCGTCAGCGTGTGCCCACAACGGGTAGGCTGGCTCTCCGCGATACCGCCGATGAGCCCGGGCACGCCTGGAAAACTCCACCCGGGCGAAAAAAGCGAAAAAAGCGCAAAAAGCCTCATGCGTCGCCCACACTTATTTCGCTTTTTTCGCTTAATTCGCGCAGGGTGATGATGATCCGTGGGCGGCCTCCGTTCTTCAGCTTCGTGATACTGATGCGCTGTTGAGCCTCCAGTTGTTGCAGAAGCGGCTGGAGACGTTCACGGGACACGTGCCTGCTCAAGACCGCGCTGAGTTCGGTCGCTGAGAGGGGGCCGCCCCTCAGGGCATCCAGGACCTTCTCCTCCAACGGGTCGATCGCTCGTTCGCCGAAGATGTACAGGGCGGATTCCTGGGCGTAGCGCCACATGGCGAGGGCTGCCCGCAGGTGAGCGTCCCCCACCTGCCCCTGACCGTCCAACAGGGCGTAGACGAGCGCCAGGCGGAGCGTTTGAGCCTCGGCGCGGTTGATGATGCTCCCGGCCAAGCCCATGTGCTCCTGGGAGAGTTCAGGGTAAATCAGTTCCCAGAGCTCCAGGGCCTTGCCGGTCATGGTCATGGTGCCGCACTTCTGAGCCAGGCCCACGAGACGCCAGAGTTCGCGCTGCAAGGGTGCAAGCTCCTGGCCCGGCATCCGGGACGGCAAGGCCACCAGCTTGGAGCGCCGGGCGCATATCCAGAGGAACCGGTTACCGAAGCCGTTCACGGCCTGCACCTCGCCCAGGCATACGGCAAGCTCCTGCATGGTGATGTGGGTGATGATGCTGATGTGCGCTCCCCGCACCACCACGGGATTGTTCTTGGTAAGCGGCGCATAGTCGCCGGAATCCCAGAAACAACGGATGCCCATGGACAGCGTGTTGCCCTCGCGTTTGGTGCAGGCCAGGCCACTGGCGAACTCCTCGTCAATGATGATGAGCCGCTTGTCGCCCGCCTCCCGGAGGGGCTCGGTTGAGTTCTGCCGCTGCCGCTGCTCGCGTTCATCCTCGTTTTCGTCGCGCACATGGTTGGCAAGCCCTTCGCCTGTGGAAAGTGGACCGCCGCTTTCTCGGGCGGGGGAGGGCACTCCCCATGTTTTCAGGTCGGCAGGCTGGCAGTGCTCCCGTCCGAACAGCTTGGTGACTGGATGGCGGGACGTGCCCTTGCGCGCCTTGCTGGAATTGCCGCAGATCACGGCGAAGAGGCGCGGAGGGTGGATGGTCTCGCCCACGTAGATGTGAGGACCCTGGTTGGTCGTGTGGCCGTACACCTCCGCGCCAAAGCGCACCAATGTGGTGATGCACACCGCCGCCGGATCGGCTTCGCTGTCGCTTGTCGCCAACCGCACGAATTCCCCCAGAATGCCCGGGCAAGCGTCAAACGAGAACCGAGGCCATTCCTT is a genomic window containing:
- a CDS encoding plasmid mobilization protein, which codes for MKEKSESRTAWIKLRVAPTEKDAITAKAKAQGQTVTDFMRQRALDYRLRQTPLEKEHIRQLARIGANLNQLARWVNTYKSRAEALRVLAALLSIERALKCSSGAGGNGRQASSLPLE
- a CDS encoding relaxase/mobilization nuclease domain-containing protein; its protein translation is MYMKVFPHGQGGGDGPTHYLVRPDYPDRDKHPPEVLRGDPDLTRELIDSLDTKWKFTAGVLSWHPDESVTPEQEKRVMDDFEAVAFAGLEPDQRNVLWVRHRHARHHELHFVIPRVELSSGKAFNPCPPGWQKHFDVFRDLHNNREGWARPEDPARARLHTPEHADLRTARLIRWGKTPGKDERVEAKDAIHAYLVMKIEEGQVVNRADVLTVLKEADLEINRAGKDYITVKDPVSGEKLRLKGGIYAEHWQLAGIPGGAHEVQGRTGPAATRSPDPATVRRLERELAAIIDRRAQYNRGRYPGRAWTIGGEHRLTLPDLEQDLRQEVAASPAPGLGPSNGNRPGRLGPAGNAPEQGHGLAERDSGPTGRQNGLGSDRRTIERTYLGLEAPGESGRAVHHSAAEDDPQNGMDRWQTASREAGVSYDRNRTPSHGHPGHVGAGTTPSAGKPRNDLDWSTADHGKACGYLTSAPAPGRPPERPTTRISAVLAALERYTREFGALAGTIELHLERQAEKVKHSHSNELDQ
- a CDS encoding DUF3987 domain-containing protein, producing MRLATSDSEADPAAVCITTLVRFGAEVYGHTTNQGPHIYVGETIHPPRLFAVICGNSSKARKGTSRHPVTKLFGREHCQPADLKTWGVPSPARESGGPLSTGEGLANHVRDENEDEREQRQRQNSTEPLREAGDKRLIIIDEEFASGLACTKREGNTLSMGIRCFWDSGDYAPLTKNNPVVVRGAHISIITHITMQELAVCLGEVQAVNGFGNRFLWICARRSKLVALPSRMPGQELAPLQRELWRLVGLAQKCGTMTMTGKALELWELIYPELSQEHMGLAGSIINRAEAQTLRLALVYALLDGQGQVGDAHLRAALAMWRYAQESALYIFGERAIDPLEEKVLDALRGGPLSATELSAVLSRHVSRERLQPLLQQLEAQQRISITKLKNGGRPRIIITLRELSEKSEISVGDA